From Apium graveolens cultivar Ventura unplaced genomic scaffold, ASM990537v1 ctg3909, whole genome shotgun sequence:
TGGCCATAAAGGTACTAATTATAGAGGCACAAAAAGCATAAGCTTCCAAACAGTTGGATATAATGTCTACATAATATACAGAAAAATAGGATGAGGGGGACAAATAGAGGAGCTTACATCAAAGAAAACAGTATTTCTATTGGCATATCTATCGTTTCGATCAATACCATCGAATCTCTGAGGAAACTGAACATAGCATACATATTTTCCGAGATTGGGATCCATCATAAAGCACATTGCTTCTCTAATAGCCTTACTGTTGTTTATGTAGTGATCACAATCGAGGTTCAACAAGAAGGGCCCGTTAGTGAGGACTGCTGATACACGAACCTGCAAGGGGAGTCACATTATTTTAATAGGTAACATATGCAAAATAAAAGAGATATGATCATATATTTCTGATAACTTACAAGTGCATTCATTGCACCAGCTTTCTTGTGATGCTGGAATCCTGGACGCTTTTCACGAGAAACATAAACCAGGCGAGGAAGCTCATTGCCCTGGCTGTCCAGACCTCCATTTTGGCCCAAGAAAACCTGTAATTACTGAATTAAGTCAGctctttattatttttcttttttaatgTTACCAGTGTGCCACAAAAAAACAACCAACTGCTGTCCAAAGAATTTCATTTTTACTTTTGGTGTAATTAATGTAAGTAGAGAGGTTTCCCCAGCATATGGAAAATAAGAGATAGAAGAGAAAAAATTACTGCAAAATAAattaaatgaatattaatttgGTAATAGCCGGGCAGTAATTTAGTATAAAAGAGTGTGCAATTGAAGTTGGCCAGGAAAATAGCAATCCAAGTAGTTTGTAGCAAAAAATATCTAACCAGTGACTTGGAATAAAGGGGCAACGAAAGAAGGAGGCTCAGTTCCAAATTTGAATGAAGGCTGACCAAATTTACCTGAATCATTCCAGGATGATCCCTGGTATTGTTTCCAGGCCATGGCGTGCCATCTTGCATTATCCAACCTTCTTCCGGGACTTTCTGGGCTTTGGCAACAAGTCCATTTATACGGACTTTAAACTCCTCGTATTCCCTCTAAAGAACAAATAGATTCATAAAGAGATTGCGCAGATGTACAAAAAGACGACCAAATTTTTGTAttcaaacatatatatatatatatctaccTTCATTGCTCTGCGGTCTTTGACAAAAGATGTCTGAATTTTATCCTTCAGGTAATCAATCTTCTGAGAAAAATACCATTCTGGAGCACGGGGCTCAATGTTATATTTCTTGGAAAAAGGTACCCACTTCCTAGCAAACTCTGATGTTTCAGACAGAGCTTCAAATGTCAACATTGCAGCTCCATCATCAGAGACGTAGCATGAAACCTTGTCGACTGGATAATCAACTGCAAGAATTGATAGAACTGTATTGGCTGTAACAAGAGGAGGCTCCTTTAGGGGGTCAACTGTACTGACAAATATATCAACTGCAGCTAACTGGGATGGCTCGCCTTCTGGGTCATAtctatacatatatttacatcaatTAAAATTCAAGTAAAAGAAGACCTGACATAATTTAGTTTATTGGAGCTAAAGGGGTTTATTAAAAGAACCTCAGTGCAAGCCTGTCAAGATATGTTTCGCGGTTGAATGGGAGCCACTTAGGGAACTGATCCAATATCCAGGATACAGCAAACCAGATCTCACATATCACAGATAACAGCCACAATGGATAGGCATTTTTCACAGGATTTGTTATCCGGTAATGCAAAAATGTGCAGAGCACAAGAAGTCGAACGACGATAACCATTCTGTAAGGGTTTATCCTAGAAGAAGGTATGGAAACTTTTCTTGAAAGAGGTTGCCTAGCTTCATCATTTCTGCACCATGATCACAACAATTCAATACCAAGGAATGGAATATAACTCCAGAAAACTAATCCACAACTGAATACAATTCGTCAGCTACAAAAATTAAAGGCAGGTGTTGCTTATATGTCTGTAAAACTACAAAATGATAAACGAAGAGTTGCGCTAGTTTAAGATGTCACAATGACATATCATAAAAAGAACTTGTAAAGACTAACTAAATAGATTGACCAAACTAGATAGGAAAATATGATTTTGGAACTAACAATAAAGATTCATCCACTAGCACATCAGTGCTGGTATCAATATCACCCCCTCTTTCGGAAGCAGCACGACTAGTAGTCATTGGAGCAGCATTTTTATCCTGCTTCATTTTCCAGCCATCAACTCTTTCTTTCCAAGCTACATTGCCTAAACCAGGGGATCCAAACTCCCTTACTGGATCTACAATCCTGATATTAGCTGCAGAGAAGTGCCTTGTAAGGAGAAGTAtagaacaattacaaaaaaaacaTATTAAATAAAAGGAGATGCAAAGAAAAAAGACACTTACGTGACTGAGGCACATCTGATGCATAACGGTGGTGATGAACTCTTTTTCCGCCACTTGGTCCAGGAGATGCCATGGATAGACGTTCAGATGATGCTACAGACATCTCTCCAGAAACCTATGACGTAAGTAACAAGAATTTTATTCGACCATTAAGTACATATCTGATATAAGGTCCTGGATCTAGAAACTGATTATCATACCTCAGTTCCATTTGTGAGTAAAGGAATGTGGTTGTGAGAAACCTCTTTATCATAAATTGGAGCCCTAACATCTTCACCCCGTCCATATGTGGTATGCCAGCTTAGCATGCGCTCTGCAACCTTCTGCTTTCTACTTACATCTTCTGAAGGGTATTGGAAGCTACTAGCAGGGTCATCCGCAATTGCATCTTTTTCTCCATCCCCTCGAATAGCAGGACTTCCTAGGGAAAAAAAAGATAAATAAAGTGCATCCCGACGTAAAAACTTTGGTCTATAATCTCAGTAGGTCAATTAAGAAAATAAGCCAACAGAAGCTTGATTTAAAAACACTTCTTGAGCACAATGTTTTTGAACGGACCTTTATGTCTCTTGTATCTGGTTTTGCATTGGGGACAGGACTGATTCCCTTCCTTACGCTCATACTCATAGCAAGGCCTGCAAACCGCAAATGCACATACATCACAGGCAACAAAGATTTCACCATCCACAGTCACGCCAACATTATCACTGCAGATCTGGCAAGAATGAGCACTTAAGCTCTTCAAGGACTTGCCCTAACAATGAAAATACAAATAAAGTCACAATCTTAAACACTTGCACATCCATGAACAttaaggaaaaacaaagaaaactaTTCCCTTAAAATTGCACCTCAAGCGAAACTACAACGTAAAAGCCATCATGGAGTACACAATATAGCTCTACTCTATAGTTTAGATTTATCTATATCACCAAAATTATCCAACTTTCTATAGATACCAGGATTACAAAATCGATGGAAGAGAAACCACATTAAAGATGTATATCACCTGATACGCATCACTATAATCTACAACACACCCTACACAATGCACAGGAAGCCCAGAAACTGTATGAAAGATTCCCATGTCTCAGATGTGTATCGCCCTCATGAATGTGGTATTTTGGCCAACACACTTAAACTTACCACTTCAGATGACACTGAAAAATTTACCATCATAATATTACACACACAATAAAAATCCAAAATTGATAAATTCCCATCTTCATTTCTAAACAAACCCTTAAATTTCAATCACACAAATTAAATGCAAACAAAGTAATATCATAGAATTACATAACTATATAATTACacatatatattaataataaaaaaaagaagCTAACCCCGGATTCTCCTTCTGATTCCATAGCTGCAAAATCTCGAAACGCAATCAATTTCAACTGAAAAAATTGGCGCCACAGATGAAGCCCTTgacataaaaataaaataattacaacCAAGATATTAGCGAATCAGCAACAATGAAGCCTTGGACTTGATAAAAACATGCACAAACTCacaatttataatataataaattggattaaataataacaAGTTAGGATTGAATACATAAATTAAGAGTATAAAGTAAACAAGAAAGAGAAAGGGGGTACCTCGGGATCCGACCCGAATGCAGTGATCACCGTCCCAGAGTGGCACAATGCACTTGGGGTTTAACCAAACACGGTGTTAcgtacatacatacatacatacattaCATACACACAAACAAACTTGAAAGTAAGAACAAAGAAGCGATCTTGACTCGAGTGTGATCAAGTGCTGTGCCTGTGCATGTGTTTTGAACTCAATAATTTCCATCTTACATCAATATTCATTATATTGGTTGGGAGTATTCTAATGTTTAAATTACGTTATAATTTTATAACTGAATTCGTGAATATTTCTCTTTATAAGCATAAAATCTTTCAAATTGTATGCCATactttctttttgtttttttaataaaACTAGCCTACGGCCTGTGCGGCCCGGGGTcttgattaatatttatatatttttattttgtataattttattaaatttctatataaataatcaaatgttaaataatgattatataattatactTTAAAGTTAGATTcaaatagtatatgattgattagattttattcataaataatatagtaaatgtttgttgttggtgaGTGAGATTCGAATCtgaaaacttatatgtatctttataaataatataaatgtttgcTGTGAACAGGATTCGAACTTGAAAaattatatgtatctttataaataataataatataaatatttgttgttgacgggattcgaacctgagaacttgtgGAGTGTATTTAGTTAGTATTTGGATCTAACGACTCTGATTATTTGATAAGAAGATCTGACGGTGGTAAGGgaaagggataaccaaaatgaggagttaaccaaactacaaattatacctcattccggctattatagtatagtatagattatAAACTTTGTTGTCTAATAATTTtgataagagagagagagagtggtAAATTCCCCTGTATGTGTGATTTGGCTTGGAAGAAACGAAAGTCAGGACAGTCATTATGAGTTTTATCCACTAATAATTTTGATAATTGTATTAGTTTCACTTTcgtttattattttatttctgatttttttaaaacCGGAAGTAAGTGTTGATTAAGGTAAATCTTGGTATACTTTTACTTtaataatcaaataaaaatacTTTAGCTATTTATAACTTACTTCTCACTCTCTTAACAACTTGAAAGCAAGATCGATTATACAATGATTCTATAACGGAAGGAGTTAAGCCATGTGATGCAGACATTCTACTTTTAGTAAGGCAGTTTGAACACTCTTGATGTACTTTTAGAAGTCTTACTAAATATGTAAGAGGTAATTTTGTGCACGATCTTACGAGTGTATGGGTCCTTTGTTATAATTTTTAGGagttttgaattattttattatcCATATCCATATTGTTCTCAAGAGTTAAAGAATTGCAAAATCCTTACGAACTTTCTGAGAAAACATAAGATgtgtttttattttaaaaattcggGTTCTACAAACATTCAAACTGAATACAACTCTTAAGTTTTTAGTATTTGTTTGTGTTTGTTCATTATTCATTCCGCATctttaacacacacacacaaatattaaattattataaaatttatccttgaacaaattcaacaaaaaataaaaaaagtttAAGAGTATATTCCCCCATATGTTCAAGACGGTTGcacactcaatatctaacaagtaaCAAGTAGTATCAGAGCAGACTGTTCATCTAGTAAAATAAAAAATCAAGATGATGAATGGGCAAAAAACttgcaatatcaagatttctcagttTGAAAAAGAGCATTACAACTTATGAAAAATGATGATGCTCGTGTTTATCAAAAATGTAAACCCTCTATATACCCAGAGATTCTAAAGAATGGTCAATTTGTGCATGTTGAAGTTATCAGGAAAACTATAGTTGGCACATTCACCATTTCAAAAATAACTGTCCCAAAGGATCCTTTGAAATTGAATGATTCTGAGAAAGAAAAACCTGCCCTTGACAAGTCATCTTCAGCTTATCATCATTGAATAAATGAATTCGTCAATTTCTGGTAGTATTTCAGCGTATACGACAGCCAAGAAGATGTGGGAAAGAATATAGGTGCTTTGTGAATGAACATATGAAGGGACAGCAGACAATATATTTTGATTTCTTAGTATGAGGCCTTTATGGCTCAACTAAAAGAAGGAATCACATATGTGTTTGAAATATTTAACAAACTCAACAATGAGCTTCAACTGAGTGGAAAAACTTACACCATCAAACAACTGGACATGAAGCTTATTTTAACAGTTTCAAATCATCTAGACCCAAGAGTAAACTCTAAGAGACATAGATCTTACCAAAGTTTCCTATGATGTGCTTTATGAAGTACTAAAGACTCATGAAATAGAGCTTCTTCAAAAGAGAGCTATCCAAGCCAATCAGGACAACATGGTCAACACCTTGTGTGCTCTAATTATGGATGAGTCTTTaagaaaatcaaaaaaaattacaTGTAAGTTAAGACTTGAAGAAATTGATGAGGTTAGAGGAAGTGAAAAAGAGCATGAGGgagaagatgatgaagatgaatTCTACACAATGGCTGAGCTGGAAAgcatataaaataaaataaatgctCTAATGACTAAGAAGTTTCCTAACTTAAGATTTAGGAAAAATCAGCCTTTCAGAGCAAAAGAAAATGGAAACTCATTTAAGCCTTGGAACAAAGAAAACTTTTCTGCTAGAGGTTTTAAGAAAGTTTcaacaaaagaaaaaaaagttGGGAGTGTGGATTGGTCTATAATGAGGTACTTCAAATGCAATGAGCCTGTACATATTAATAATGAATGCAAAAGCAAATTGATGGATGAAGCCTAATTAGCCTTGGAGTCCATGTTTGAAGCACTCCTCAAACAATCAGTAGGAAACAAGTAGACTAGCAGCAACAAAGCCCAGATTGCGGAAGGAAAATGTAAGGATGACTATGTTGAGGGTTATTcaagattttataattttaatataatggGAAGTAATAATGAGGAAGCATCTTAACTGATCAGGTATCCGCCTCAATCACTGTAGACGTATCTGATAATCAGTATAGTTCTACTGTTAAAATTCTTATTGTTGGAGCACTTAACATGCATGCTAGTTCATCAATTCTAACAAAGAATATCTTGAAATGAATGAATCTAAGTCAAAAATTATGAATATGAATTTGTTAAGACTATAGATGGCAAGGAAAAGAAATAAAATAGAAATGGAAGATCAAGCACAAGTAAAATAGATGAATATGCACGTGTTCCTAATATTACGAGAAAGAATGATTTACATTTCTTATAAATCTGTCACTAAGTCACCAGTACTGATGATCTTAATTTTGTTTCAGAACTGAGTAACAACGTGATTAGAAAAACATTTTGAGATTAAAATAAATTCAGACTTAATTGACAACAAATGAACCTAAACCATTCTGGAGCAATCATCAAACATTGTTAAAAAAATTTGTACTTAAGTCTGGTACATACCTTGTATGACCCCCATATTTTGCATGAATgatatcaaaacaattatcagCATGGAAAATACTCATAAAAATGTAAGATTAGTGAATTTGGCCATTAGACAAGTCAAGCAAATCCTGATCAGTTGTATAAGAAATCTAATATTGAAGTTGAGAAATACTTTTAATCTTAGTCGCATGGGCATGATCAAGTCTATTATGCCAAAGCTCATAGGCAACTTTACACAACTTAGTCTTTGTTGCTCCATATTTTGAATTGTTGCAGAGTCTTACACCAtcaaaatttatataaaatagtCTATTCTACAAAGTTCCCACCGCCTGAACTACATTTGTGACAAAGTGCTTGATAATCTACTTATCAGGAAACATGATAAGACAATCATTATCTTGAGCTAAATTATGTATAGACATCAGGTTATGATTAAACTTTGGAACATACAAGACTTCCAGTAGATTCAATCCATTTTCAAGTTAAGGATCACCAACACGAGAGATGACAACATTATCTCTAGTAGTCAGTTTAATAGTATAATGTGTTGGTGccatttttacattttttaaCAAATTTAAAGAGGTTGTCATGTGATTTGTGGGACCAAAATCCATTATCCACATATTTAAAGAACACTTGACACTTTTACACAACATCAGGGCATAAACCATGCCTGAAAATGGACCATCCATATCCTTCATCCCTCTGTGCACACCCTGATTACCTGGAAATTAGTGGAAAGTGCGGGTTGGGTCGGTACCATTTTTGTGTAAAACTGAAAACAAAAATGCATGTCCTGGGtctttaaaatttaaaactgaaACGTCGGTTGGTTTCGGTTTAAACATTGGCTCGGTTACAATCGGTTCGATTTAATTCTCTGTGTTCTTTATCTGCTTTAAGTTGATGTAACTTGTTTCATTGTTTGTTTTCCAGTTTCAAAAATAGTCCAAAAAGTTTAAACTAGTCATTAACCCCCTGCCTAGTTTTTGGTTCCTTATTTTCTAACAAGTAGTATAAGAGCAGGCTGTAAACAAACATACAGTTACAAATCTTTTAAAAACATGTGTTCTCAAAAACTAAGCAGTATCAAGATCTCAATGTTTGACAGGGAGCACTATGCTCCTTGCAaaaaaaagatgatgttgttcatcaagGCTTCAAATCCCTGTACCTTGAGATATTGAATTTTGGTCCTTTTATCCCCCAAATTTAGATTGTAGAAACCACTTAAGGGACAACAACTATACCAGCTAGGTTTATTCCAAAAGATCCATCACAATAtgttaggtatgaagtgcaacATGGGGGGATgtgttttcttgtttttctttgattaattgtaaatatttgtgGCACTTGGAACTTAATAGCTAGATGAATTTGCAGTGATAAAATATTAAATGTAAAGACACAAGTAATTTgtcaaaaactcacttgatttgtattaaatcaaatttgtttgtgctacaaatccgtgttcttgaaaataagaactcatctacttttcttgagagaatacaagattttctagctCTGCTTTATTAATACTAAGCTAAGGACCCGTGAtatgttttatagatcaacatgcacagtttacaAAATTTACACCaaaatagactaacacattttctaaagctCATTTGTCCGTTTCTATTTCTAGTGCAGCATATCTGTATAGAATCTACTAGGTCTGTGGTCTttctttgtccagttcatcttggcccttgatcttgcattcttcaagctgcatttgtaggctttccaattcagtgatagaattatttgttgactgataatatTGGATCTTCAAGTTATATGTATTCTGAATTCTGAAGttgtttgtcgagatctcttttattgtgtagagatgtcacatattgataagtaaaataacttatcAATATCTCTACTTCTGGATAAGTGttatgacttgtcgagatctccaattctctataagtagaatgacttgtcgaggtcttcaTTTCTTtacaagtagaatgacttgttgaggtctctagttctccataagtagaatgacttgtcgatatctctagttctttACAGGAAGATTGGCTTGTCGATAGCTCTTGGAACTTCTTTACAAGccatttttgacttctcgacatacATATCTATATTCTTTGTTATGTGATTTATCGATATCTGACTtggaacatttttcctagaacaacattattcaactccaagattctaCACTTTTCTCTAATACAAGATCaggattgatcttcttccagagtttattccttagcttgatggttgttcatagaaaGATCCTCCAGTCTTATCTACttagcatttttacagactcaaaaaATACAGAATACATAATACAATGAGATCATCATACAACTTAACCTTAGGGTTGTCatggtgacttagtcttgttatgtacaagcatgtcttgtacaataatctcccccaatttgtgagaagattatttgtcacaaattcatgcctgataaacAAAAACTGACAAATTGAAAAATCACAGATTTATACATTCTTGCAGTTACATTCAGAATAAAATTTACAAAGTCACCTAAACTTCTCTAATCAAATCCTTGAGTCTGACCAGGCACTTAAGTTCTTCAATGATTTCAGTTCCTTTTAGAGTTTCAACCAGTTTGAGCCATTCCTTTAGTGAGGAGTTGTCAAGATGTTGAATTCTTAACCTTCATAATCTATGAGTTTTGATATTCAGAAACACCCATCAGGAGAAACTCTAATCAACCCTTTTGACTTAAGCTCATAGGACCTCTGCTCAAACATCTCAATCTCATTTACATATTTCAATTCATTATCTTCCCTCTCAACCTTTTCCCTAGTATGCCTTGCATCTCGCTCTCTTAACCTTCCAGCTAATTCAGCCTTTCTCATCCTTGTAAAAAGCATCATTACCATTCATCAAACTAATCACTCTTTCAAGCTCTACTATTGAGTAATTTTCAATTACCTCTTTGTTGAGTAAGTTGAATGTGTCATCCTAAAAGTAAATCTTCACTTTCCAAAGTTTCAACacagactttgactatttcttcagctaactGTATGTTACAGTCATCATCTGTTGTATCTACTGAGATAGGTAGAAAATCATTCTGATTGAAACAGTTCCATAGAGCATCTTCAACTTTTGTTTGCTCTGGTTTTCTTTCAGTAGTCTTGAAATGAGTTttggttggaggtttgaatgATGGAGGTTTTGACAGCTTCTTCAGAAAAATTTGATTGGCTTGAATAGGTTCTTTGAGTATAGAGTTGGCTGTAGGTTTGTATAGGTAATTAGGATTTGAGGTTTGgatgtttgagtttgtgtttggcTAGGTGTGTGGGTTGAGGTTGGTATAATTTTGGATTTTTTGGTTATTGGTGTTTTCTTggaatatttattatattttccaTCTCCCTTCTTCCCTGCATCATTTCCCTTATTCTGATCATCCTTGCTACCTTTTGCATCTTTGTGGCTCCCACCACCTTTGCTTGATTGACTTGAATTTGAGCCAAAAGATTCGTGTTCATCTttttttttttctcatcattATCCAAATCATCATCTTTTTCATTTATTTAGGTTTTTGGTAGCATGGTTTGCATTTTTCAAGTATTTGGCAAAAATCTTGATCATCTCCACATCTTCATGAATCTTGTTCTTCTTAGTCTTCAGCTTTGTTTAATTGTCATCATCGGCCTTTTATTTACCATGACATagtattttggtaattgaaagtgTTTGAATCTCCCGGTATTGGGGCAAATGTAGGCCACTCCTTTGCTAGGTtgtagataggcttcaggaaaagttCCTACTTGTCCTGATTTTAGTTCATGTAGCAAAAGAGTGTTCTTTGGACTAATCACTTTTACTTTATTGATGAAGATGTCCAGGTTTGAGGCTCTTATTTATTGTAGAAGTGAGAGAGAGACCTACATGCACCTATCAACACTAGAGTCATTTACATTAACCATAATTCTAATTTCTTTGAAGTTTTATCTTGTGACTAGCACCACTCTCAGGAAGTTGACATTGTTGTTCATAACCTTTTTGTAAGTGAAGTGATTTAGGTTGAGTGAGACTCCCAGGCCTTCAAGGAAATCACCAAACTTTTTTTCAAGACAAGGTCCTTCAGCTGCCATCTTGATTCTTTCAATTCCAACATCATCCTCATTCTGGCTTAATTTTAGCTTGGGCTCTATCATCTCCCCCTAGGCTTGTTGGCATGTAAAGTGTCACTGCGAGAAATTTGAGCCCTTACCATATGA
This genomic window contains:
- the LOC141701485 gene encoding cellulose synthase A catalytic subunit 3 [UDP-forming]-like — encoded protein: MESEGESGGKSLKSLSAHSCQICSDNVGVTVDGEIFVACDVCAFAVCRPCYEYERKEGNQSCPQCKTRYKRHKGSPAIRGDGEKDAIADDPASSFQYPSEDVSRKQKVAERMLSWHTTYGRGEDVRAPIYDKEVSHNHIPLLTNGTEVSGEMSVASSERLSMASPGPSGGKRVHHHRYASDVPQSPNIRIVDPVREFGSPGLGNVAWKERVDGWKMKQDKNAAPMTTSRAASERGGDIDTSTDVLVDESLLNDEARQPLSRKVSIPSSRINPYRMVIVVRLLVLCTFLHYRITNPVKNAYPLWLLSVICEIWFAVSWILDQFPKWLPFNRETYLDRLALRYDPEGEPSQLAAVDIFVSTVDPLKEPPLVTANTVLSILAVDYPVDKVSCYVSDDGAAMLTFEALSETSEFARKWVPFSKKYNIEPRAPEWYFSQKIDYLKDKIQTSFVKDRRAMKREYEEFKVRINGLVAKAQKVPEEGWIMQDGTPWPGNNTRDHPGMIQVFLGQNGGLDSQGNELPRLVYVSREKRPGFQHHKKAGAMNALVRVSAVLTNGPFLLNLDCDHYINNSKAIREAMCFMMDPNLGKYVCYVQFPQRFDGIDRNDRYANRNTVFFDINLRGLDGIQGPVYVGTGCVFNRTALYGYEPPLKPKNKKSGFLSSFCGGSRGRKSKSSKNGSDKKKSNKYADPTVPVFSLEDIEEGMEGAGFDDEKSLLMSQASLEKRFGQSTVFVASTLMENGGVPESATPETLLKEAIHVISCGYEDKSDWGQEIGWIYGSVTEDILTGFKMHARGWRSIYCMPHRPAFKGSAPINLSDRLNQVLRWALGSVEILFSRHCPIWYGYGGRLKWLERFAYINTTIYPITSLPLVIYCTLPAICLLTGKFIIPKISNLASIWFIALFLSIFATGILEMRWSGVGIDEWWRNEQFWVIGGVSAHLFAVFQGLLKVLAGIDTNFTVTSKASDEDGDFAELYMFKWTTLLIVPTTLLLINIGGSVAGISYAVNSGYQSWGPLFGKLFFSFWVIVHLYPFLKGLMGRQNRTPTIVVVWSLLLASIFSLLWVRVDPFTTRVTGPNTQLCGINC